The genomic window CGACCATGACGGCGCGGCCGAGAAGGGCTGCGACGAAAGCCTTGGTTACGTCGCCGGGGAGATAAACCATCGAGCCGACGAAGGCGTTCGAGAAGCCCATGCCGCCGGCTGTCGCCAGATAGGTGATGCCAAAGGCGTAAAGCACGACGATGCCGCCGACCATGGCAGCGAGGAAGAAGCTCACCGTCTGCACCAGGCCGGATTGCTGCTCATTGACCAGCCGTTCGCTCAGATAGCCGGTAACGAAGGCGGCAAAGATCCAGCCGACGAGGAAGCCGGCCGACGGCGAGGCGAAGATGGCAAGGCCGCCGCGGCCGCCGGAAAGTACCGGCTGACCGAAAGCGACCAGCAACAGCACGATCACCACGGCGAGCGCGCCGCGCCGGGCGCCGAGCACTACGCCGGCCATCATCACGCCGAGCGACTGGGCGGTGATCGGCACCGGAATGAAGCCGAGCGTGATCGGCGGCAGCAGGCCGAGGGCCACGATGATCGCGGCAAAGAGGGCGGTAAGAACGAGGTCGCGGGTGCTCATCATGAACTCCGTAATTTTTAATGGTTAATTCCCATGCCGCCGAATGCCGCGCGCGTCAATCGCCGCAGCGACATTATCCGCATCCCTGAGCGTCAGGATGATCAGCGGCGCGAGCAGCGTGGTTGGCCGGACCTTCAGTCCGCGCGCCTCATGTGCCTCGCGGATTGCTTGATACCGGCCGAGAATTTCCGGCACGAAACGCAGGACGAGCCCGATGGCCAGGCCGATATCGTCGGCCTGCACCCAACCGGTACGCTCCAGCGGGCGGGCGAGCGCCGTCACCTCGTCGATGAATTGCGCAATGGTCGTCGTCGCCGTGACGGTGGCGGCCAGAAGCAGCAGCGCCGTCAGTCGCAGCAGCGTCACCACTGCATCGTGCCAGGGGTTGAAGATGAGGTTGAAGAACGCCACGATGACGATCGTCAGGAAGATCGGCCGCAGCCGTCTCAACCCGTCCTTCACGGGCATGCCGACCATCCGGCAGACGATTGCCGCCAGCAGCACGGCGACAGAAAGCAGCGCGATGTTCACGCTGATGAACAGCACGACGCTGACGATCGCAAGCGAAAGCAGCTTTACGCGTGGCGAAAGCCGATGCATTGCGCTGTTGCCTTCGACATAGAACGACTGCATCAGAGGACGATCTCCCTGTAGCGGGTGATCGCGTCGGCCGCCGGCGCATCGGCAGCAAGCCGTCCTTCGTGAAACAGCAGCACCCGCTCGAAACCGGCAATCAGGTCCAGATCGTGAGTGATGACGATGGCGCTTTCCGGGAGCCCGGTGATGATCTTCTCGACCAGCGCCCGATTCTTGAGGTCCAGTTGGTTGGTGGGTTCGTCCAGGATAAGAATGCTTGGCCCCGTCGCAAGCACCGAGCAGAGGGCCGCTATTTGCAACTCGCCCCCGGAAAGCTCGTGCGCCCTTCGATCGGCGAGCGTCTGCGCGCCGAAACGGGCGAGCACGCCGTCGACCTTCGCCTCGATCTCCGCCTTGGTGAAGCCGCGTCGCTTCAATCCGAAGGCTATGTCGTCCCTGACGATCGGCAGGATGATCTGGTTCTGCGGCGATTGGAAGATGAAGCCGACATCAGGCGCGGCCGTCTTTTCATCGCTCATGTCGCGGCCGTTGACGATCACCCGCCCGATCGACGGCTTCGTCAATCCGTTGATCAATCGTGCGAAAGTCGTTTTGCCCGAGCCATTGAGCCCGATGACGCCGATACGCTTCTCGCCGAGAGCAAGCGTCAGCGGCTCCAGCGCTACCCGTGCTCCGAAACTGACCCCGGCGCCTTCGAAACGAATATCCAAACCAATCCTCGCATCCAGAAAGTCCTGCTTCTATACGGGTAATCGAGCATGATGAAAGAGCAAAACACGCTGGCGATATCGGGTGGCTAGGAAGATTTTCCGGATTATGATGCGCTCATGACGAATCTGCTTTCCAATTCCGACGCCCGCCGGGTCTTTCTTGCCAAGCAGGGCCTCAGTGCTCCGCCGAACCGTGCTCTGACCAAAGCCGGGCTGCTGCAGCTCATCCATGATCTGGGTTTCGTGCAGGTGGACAGCATCCAGACGGTGGAGCGGGCGCATCACCAAATCCTGTTTTCCCGCAACCAGACCTATAGGCGCGAGCATCTGACCACGCTGCTCGAAAAGGAAGGGGTGCTCTTCGAGCACTGGACGCATGACGCCTCCATTCTGCCGAGCGCCTTCTTCGTCTATTGGAAGCACAAGTTCAGCCATCAGGAGAAGGTCATCATTGAACGCTGGCGCAAATGGCGCGGCGAGGGCTTCGAGGCGGCGTTCGAGGAGACCTATGAGCGGGTGCAGCGCGACGGCGCGATGCTGGCGCGCGACGTCAAGGTCGATGGCCATGTCTCCGGCGGCTGGTGGAATTGGCATCCGAACAAGACGGCGCTCGAATATTTCTGGCACATCGGCAAGTTCGCCATCGCCGGCCGCTCGAATTTCCAGAAGATTTATGATCTCACCGAGCGCGTTGTTCCAGCCGAATTCCGCGAGCCGGAGGTGAGCCGCGAGGAATTCGTCGACTGGGCCTGCCGCAGCGCTCTCACCCGCCTCGGTTTTGCCACCCATGGCGAAATCGCCGCTTTCTGGGACCTGGTCTCGCCGGATGAAGCCAAGGCCTGGGTCGCAGCCCATCGCGATGAACTGATCGAGGTGCTGATCGAACCCGTGCTCGACGGCAAGGCGCGCCCGTCCTGGGCTTTTACAGATTTTCTCTCAACGCTCGACAGCTATCCTGATGCTCCGCCACGTATCCGCGTGCTCAGCCCCTTCGATCCGATGATCCGCGACCGCAACCGCACCGAACGCCTCTTCGGCTTCTTCTACCGAATCGAGATTTTCGTGCCGGAGCCGAAGCGCGAATACGGCTATTATGTCTTCCCGCTGCTCGAAGGCGACCGGCTGATCGGCCGCATCGATATGAAGGCGGATCGGAAGAAATCGACGCTCGATGTCAGGCGGCTCTGGCTGGAGCCGGGCGTCAAGCCTTCGGCCGGGCGACTGGAGAAGCTTGAGGCGGAGCTGGACCGGCTGGCGCGGTTTGCTGGTGTCGAGAGGGTCGTGTTTCTGGAGGGGTGGAGAGGATAATCTCGTCCGATAGTCCTGCTCCGGCTAGTGAGAGCGGCAGGGCGCTGCGACATACCCCTTCTCCCCGCTGGGGAGAAGGGAAAAGCCCTCAGCAGATCTCCGTCTTGCTGATCTTGATGCCGAAGCCTTCCAGGCCGACATAGTGCCGCTCGCGGCTGGCAAGCAGCTTGATCGAACCGACGCCGAGGTCTTTCAGAATCTGCGCGCCCAGGCCGATTTCCAGCCATTCGCTCTCGCGCGTCTGCGCCTCAGCATGGCCTTCGCGGCCTTGGCTGCGGGCCTTGCGGCCATTGTCGTAGTGACCGACGCCGACCGACCCCTCGCGCAGATAGACGATGACGCCGCGGCCTTCCTCGGCGATCTTCTTCATGTAGAAATCCACAGGGCTATTCTTGCCGAAGAGATCTTCCGCGACATTCTCCGGATGCAGGCGCACCGGGATGTCGACGCCGTCGCGGATGTCGCCGAAGACGACGGCGAGGTGCTGCATCGGATCCCAGGGAAGAGAATAGGTATGGGCCTTGGCCTTGCCGAATGACGTTTCGATGTCGAAGCTCGCGCCGTGTTCGACCAGTGTTTCCTTGCGCTGGCGATAGGCGATGAGATCGGCGACAGAGAGGAGCTTCAGCCCGTGCTTTTCGGCGAATTCGACCACCTGCGGCCCGCGTGTGACGGTGCCGTCATCATTGACCAGTTCTGAGATGACGCCGATCGGTGGCAGGCCGGCAAGTTTGCAGAGGTCGACGGCTGCCTCGGTATGGCCTGAACGCATCAGCACGCCGCCCTCGCGGGAGACGAGCGGGAAGATATGGCCAGGACGGACGAAATCGGAAGCCCCGGCATTGGGATTGGCCAGGTTGCGCACCGTCAGCGTACGGTCGTCGGCCGAGATGCCGGTCGTGGTGCCGTGTTTGAAATCGACCGAAACCGTGAAGGCCGTCGTATGGGCGGAATCGTTTTCCGCCACCATGGCGTTGAGGTTGAGGCGCTTGGCCTCCTCTTTCGGCATCGGCGCGCAGACGATGCCCGAGGTATGGCGCACGATGAAGGCCATCTTTTCCGACGTGGCGTGCACGGCGGCAACGATCAGGTCGCCCTCGTTCTCGCGGTCGTCGTCGTCCATGACGACGACGATTTCGCCGGCCTCGAAGGCCCTGATGGCGTCGACGACGCGCTTCTGGTCATAAGACATGCGGCGCTCCTATTTCAGCCGGCCGGTCTGGCCGCGGTCGCGAAGATAGTGATCGGCGATGGCGCACGCGACCATCGCCTCGCCGATCGGCACGGCGCGGATGCCGACGCAGGGATCGTGCCGGCCCTTGGTGCGCACGTCGACATTCTTGCCATCGGCGTCGATCGACTGGCGCTCGGTCAGGATCGAGGAAGTCGGCTTGACAGCGAAGCGCGCCACGATCGGCTGCCCGGTGGAGATGCCACCGAGAATACCGCCTGCATTGTTGGAAAGGAAGATCGGCGTGCCGTCATTGCCCATGCGCATCTCGTCGGCATTGTCTTCGCCTGAGGTTTCGGCAGCGGCAAAACCATTGCCGATCTCGACACCCTTGACGGCGTTGATCGACATCAGCAGCGAGGCGATGTCCTGGTCGAGCTTGGCATAGATCGGCGCGCCGAGGCCGGCCGGCACGCCTTCGGCGATCACTTCGACGACCGCTCCGATCGAGGAGCCGGCTTTGCGGATGCCGTCGAGATATTCCTCCCAGACGGGCACGATCGCTGCATCAGGCGAAAAGAACGGGTTCTGCCCGACCTGGTCCCAATCCCAGTTGCGCCGGTCGATCTTGTGCTTGCCGATCTGTACCAAGGCGCCGCGCACGGTGACGCCCGGCACGACGAGCCGGGCGATGCCGCCGGCAGCGACCCGTGCAGCGGTCTCGCGCGCCGAGGAGCGGCCGCCGCCGCGATAATCGCGAATGCCGTATTTGAGGTCATAGGTATAGTCGGCATGGCCGGGGCGATATTGCCTGGCGATCTCGCCGTAATCCTTGGAGCGCTGATCGGTGTTTTCGATCAGCATGGAGATCGGCGTGCCGGTTGATGTCATCGTCTCGCCGTCGGCATCCAGCATCACGCCGGACAGCACCTTGACGAGATCATCCTCGCGCCGCTGCGTCACGAAGCGGGATTGCCCCGGCTTGCGCTTGTCCAGCCAGACCTGCAGGTCCTCGAGCTTGAAGCGCAGCCCCGGAGGGCAGCCGTCGACGACGCAGCCGAGCGCCGGACCATGGCTTTCGCCCCAGGTGGTTACACGGAAGAGATGACCGAATGTATTGTGCGACATGTGTTCCCACGGTGGCGCCATGGCCGGTCGCCGCCGGCCGCGCCATTGCTTGAAAAGGCGCGACACTCATAGGCCAAAAAACCGTCGAGGCAAAAGCCTTTCTTTGCGTCAAACCGGCCGCGGCGGAAATGCTGTTTCCGTCCTTTGTGAACGATGAACGGGACTAGCTTCTTTCCGCGAGCGGGAAGTTAGACCGGCAGGTTGCGATCATGAGGCCACCCGCCATCCCGTCCCGGTCGCTTCCGCGGTGAAATCGTCGAAGGAAAGCGGCCGCGAGAAGGCATAGCCCTGCAGGATGTCGCAGCCGAGATCGCGCAGCAGTTCGGCATGCGCTGCAGTCTCAACGCCTTCGGCCACCGTCTCGACGCCGAGCGAACGGGCGATATCGATGATCGAGCTGACCAGCGCGCGCTCCTGCGAAGATCCGATGATCGGCTGCACCAGTTGGCGATCGATCTTCAACCGCTTGGGTTTCAGCTTCAACAGGCTGACGATCGACGTATGGCCGGTGCCGAAATCGTCGATCTCGATGTCGATGCCGAGTGCTTTGATGCGTTCGAGATTGTGCGAAACCACATCCTCGCTCTCGTCGAGAAAGATCGATTCCACCAGTTCGAAGGAGAGTTCGCCCGGACGAATATGCAGACCGGCAAGGGATTCCAACAGGCTGCCATCATGCAGCCGCCGCGCCGAAACATTGACGGAGACCTTGGGAACGTCGATGCCGCGCCCCGCCCAGCGTATCTTGTCGCGCAGCGCCGTTTCGAGGACGATCCGGTCGAGGGTTTGCACGACATTGATCTCGCTGGCGATGCGCAGGAACTTGTCGGGCGAAAGCAGCCCCTTGGACGGATGTGTCCAGCGTACCAACGCTTCCACACCCGTTAGTTCCATCGTGCGGGCCGAGAATTGCGGCTGGTACCAGGCGGTGAATTCGCCATTCTCGATGCCGGCGAGGATCTCGTCGGCCGTGCGCTTGGTGTTGACGATATCGGCCTGGAGATTGTGATTGAAGAATTCGAAGCGGTTGCGACCCATGCTCTTGGCGCGGTAGAGCGCAATATCGGCATTGATCAGCACCTTGCGCGCATCGACATGAATGCCGTTGGCGAGCGCCACGCCGATCGACACGCCGCAGCGGCAGGAGAAGCCCTGAAAATCGATCGGCTGGCGCATCTCTTCGATGATCCGCGTCGAGAGTTCGGCCATTTCCGTGTCGCCGACGTCAAGCGCGAGGATGACGAATTCGTCCCCGCCGATGCGCGCGACGACGTCGCTGCCGCGAACGTTCTTGGCAAGCACTTTGGAGGCGTGCACGAGCATCGCATCGCCGGCGGCATGGCCGAGCGTGTCGTTGATTTCCTTGAAGCGGTCGAGGTCGATGTGCAGGATCGCAAATTTCTGGCGCTGCCCGCGACCGTCGCGAGTGAGGTTTGCCAGTGCGATGTCGAGCTTGCGGCGATTGGCGAGCCCGGTCAGCGGGTCGTGCAGCGAATTATGCTCGATCCTGTTCTTGGCGAGCTCGAGCTCGATATTCTTGGCGACCGCCTCGTCCTTGGCGGCTTTCAGCCGGATCGTCATCAGCACGTCTTCGGTGGCATCCAGGGCGATGCCCATAATCTTCATCTCGCCGCTTGCCGTCTGGTGGACCTTGCCGACCGAGCGGACATATCGAACCGAACCGTCATCGACGATTACGCGGCAGACGAGGGTATGGGTATCGCCGCTCTGCTTGAAGTAACGGGCGCTCTCGAGCGCCAGGCCGCGGTCATCAGGATGGATGCGGCTGAGCCAGATTTCCTCGGTCATGAATCCGTTGCGGGGAGGGAGGCCGTAGAGCTCGTGCATCCGTTCATTCCAGATCGAGCCGCCTCGACCGGGCCGTGCCTCCCATATGCCGCACTGGTAGGAATTGAGCGCCAGGTCGAGCCGGCTCGAGAGCTCGGCGAGCTGCCCTTCGCGGCTCGAGAGTTCTTCCAGCGCCAGCTCGAGTTCGGCATTCTTGACTTCGCTCGTATCCTTGGCCTTGCGCAGCGTGTCGGTGGTCTCGGCATCGGCGGTTACGTCCCAGACGATGCCGATCGTCTTGCCGGCGCCGCCGGCATCCGTATAGACGGCGCCGACCGAGCGCAGGTAGCGGATGCCCCCGTCGGCAAGCATGATGCGGTATTGGCCCGTGCAGGCAGCGCCGGCGATGCTGCAGCTGAAGAAATGCACTTCGGCAACCTCACGGTCCTCAGGCACGATCGCCGCCAGCCATTCGTCGAGCGGCCAACTGCCTTCCCTCGCCGGCTTGCCGTGCAAGGCCGCGGCGCGCGCGTCCCAGAGCAGGCTGCTCGAATGATCCTGCAGCTCCCAGATGCCGATATTCGAGGATTCAAGCGCGAGATTGAGCCGCTGCGACAGTTCCAGCAGTTTCGCTTCACGCGCCACCAGCTCGGTGATGTTGCGGTTGCGCTCGCCGAGCAGGAGTGTGGCAAAGAAGATGGGGATGATGATGATGCAGCTGGCGGCGGCGACGATCAGGCGCAGTTCAGTGCGGTTTTCGGGTATTGCCTCCCAGCCGCTGCTCGGGACGGCGGAAAGCTCCCATCTGCCGCCGGCAAAGCCGATCTCCCGGTGCACCGGATCCTCGTCGTAAATACCGGGGGAGCCGAAGAACGGCGTCGACGCGACGGCCGGCGAGATATCCCTGATGGCAATCGAAAGATGGTCAAGATGCGCGTAGCGTTCCTGGTTCTCGCGGTTAAGGGCGGCCTTCAGCCCTGTCGCCTCGTAGAACATGTCTTGGTCGATGACGACCTCGACCGCGCCCCAGATCTGCCGCTCGCCTTTCTCTCTGACGAAAACCGGAAAGAAGATGGCAAAGGCATCGCGGCCGTCGGTCTTGATCGGCCCGTAAAAGCGCGCCGATTGATCGCCGGCCGCATGCGTGATCGCCTGGCGTGAGAAGAGGGGCTCGCGCACGTCATGGCCGATTCGCTCATTGTCGGACTGCGGCGGGTAGATGCTGCTAACGATGAAGTCGGGTGCGACGGCGATATGAACGAAAGACGGGTTCTGGATCAGCAGCCAGTTGATCTGGCGCTCCATCTCCTCGCTGTTTGCAGCGCTGCTGACGGAAATCAGGTTCGACAGATCACGGACGATGCTGAGGTCCATATTGATCTGCGCCATGACGCGGGTGCGGATGAGATTCGTCTCGTTTTCGGTGCGGATGTGAAGTTCGCGCATATAAGACGCAGTATTGGCGCGGTCGAGTCCGACGCCGATCATGATGACGACGAGGGCAACAAGCGACGAAACCAGAAACGAAACGCGAGTATTCTTCAACACGCGCCGCAACTGCTTGCTGTCGCCGAGCCTGGATAGCAAAATGAAACTCCCATGTTCGAAGCGACTGTAGGGCGCAGGGGTTAATTTACGATTGCCCCATTCGACGCCGAAAAATTGCGGGATGGGAAGAAGGCAGGGTTAACGCGGCATCTTGATTATATTTAAAATCCTATTCATCAATTGGGCGGGAAAAGCCATTCTTACGGGCAATTTTCGCCATATTCAGGAGCTTATCTGTGACCAGTCATGTTCTCGTGCAGCGCTTCAAAAGGATTGTTGCCATGCGTTTCGTCGTCGCCACGCTTTTGGCCACAGCAAGTTTCCTTTCACCGATGAGCGGTTTTGCCGAGAGCGCCGATGTCGAGGCCACGATCAAGAAGGTCGATACAACAAATCTCGTGCTGACGCTTGACGACGGCAAGACCTACCAGGCGCCCGAGGAATTCAATTTTGACGGCCTCGCAGCTGGCGTGAAGGTTATCGTCTTCTATACCGAGGTCGACGGCAAGCGCGTTATCAATGATCTCGATATCGTCAAGTAGACGGGTCTGACCGAGGCGCGCCACGAAATATCACGTGACACACTTTCTTTTGTGGCGCCCACGATGGTTTCGAGACAGCCGTGCGATTTGGGTCTTACAGCCAGACGATCGTCCGTTCTGCGGTATCGATCCTGACGATACGGTCCTGCGGGATTTCGCCTTCCGCGGCGCTGCTTTTCGGCAGATCGGCGATCGTCTTGAAAAGCGTCCGGATGACGCCGCCATGCGTCACGCAGACCGTCGGACGATCGACGGAGGTCAGCCATGAGCCGGTGCGCCAGGAGAGAATTTCATAGCTTTCCGCGTCATCGCCGGGCGGGATGAAATCCCATTTCGAGGCGTTGCGTTCCGCCACCCGCTCGCGCTGGGTCGCCTTCAATTCCTTGAGCGTCGAGCCCTCCCAATCGCCAAAGGATATCTCCACCAGCCTCGGGTCGGTGCGGTAGGCAAGCGGCGGCAGGCCCATCGCGGCGCGCATGATTTCCATGGTCGCGCGCGTGCGCCCGAGCGGGCTTGCCACGAAATCGAATTGATCGGCCGTGTCGCCGAGAATGTCCTTGAGCGCGATGCCGTTTTGACGGGCCTGTTCCAGGCCCGTCGCATTCATC from Rhizobium sp. Pop5 includes these protein-coding regions:
- a CDS encoding DUF1344 domain-containing protein, coding for MRFVVATLLATASFLSPMSGFAESADVEATIKKVDTTNLVLTLDDGKTYQAPEEFNFDGLAAGVKVIVFYTEVDGKRVINDLDIVK
- a CDS encoding EAL domain-containing protein, which produces MLSRLGDSKQLRRVLKNTRVSFLVSSLVALVVIMIGVGLDRANTASYMRELHIRTENETNLIRTRVMAQINMDLSIVRDLSNLISVSSAANSEEMERQINWLLIQNPSFVHIAVAPDFIVSSIYPPQSDNERIGHDVREPLFSRQAITHAAGDQSARFYGPIKTDGRDAFAIFFPVFVREKGERQIWGAVEVVIDQDMFYEATGLKAALNRENQERYAHLDHLSIAIRDISPAVASTPFFGSPGIYDEDPVHREIGFAGGRWELSAVPSSGWEAIPENRTELRLIVAAASCIIIIPIFFATLLLGERNRNITELVAREAKLLELSQRLNLALESSNIGIWELQDHSSSLLWDARAAALHGKPAREGSWPLDEWLAAIVPEDREVAEVHFFSCSIAGAACTGQYRIMLADGGIRYLRSVGAVYTDAGGAGKTIGIVWDVTADAETTDTLRKAKDTSEVKNAELELALEELSSREGQLAELSSRLDLALNSYQCGIWEARPGRGGSIWNERMHELYGLPPRNGFMTEEIWLSRIHPDDRGLALESARYFKQSGDTHTLVCRVIVDDGSVRYVRSVGKVHQTASGEMKIMGIALDATEDVLMTIRLKAAKDEAVAKNIELELAKNRIEHNSLHDPLTGLANRRKLDIALANLTRDGRGQRQKFAILHIDLDRFKEINDTLGHAAGDAMLVHASKVLAKNVRGSDVVARIGGDEFVILALDVGDTEMAELSTRIIEEMRQPIDFQGFSCRCGVSIGVALANGIHVDARKVLINADIALYRAKSMGRNRFEFFNHNLQADIVNTKRTADEILAGIENGEFTAWYQPQFSARTMELTGVEALVRWTHPSKGLLSPDKFLRIASEINVVQTLDRIVLETALRDKIRWAGRGIDVPKVSVNVSARRLHDGSLLESLAGLHIRPGELSFELVESIFLDESEDVVSHNLERIKALGIDIEIDDFGTGHTSIVSLLKLKPKRLKIDRQLVQPIIGSSQERALVSSIIDIARSLGVETVAEGVETAAHAELLRDLGCDILQGYAFSRPLSFDDFTAEATGTGWRVAS
- a CDS encoding histidine phosphatase family protein, giving the protein MLIYVIRHGQTDWNAERRLQGQKDIPMNATGLEQARQNGIALKDILGDTADQFDFVASPLGRTRATMEIMRAAMGLPPLAYRTDPRLVEISFGDWEGSTLKELKATQRERVAERNASKWDFIPPGDDAESYEILSWRTGSWLTSVDRPTVCVTHGGVIRTLFKTIADLPKSSAAEGEIPQDRIVRIDTAERTIVWL
- a CDS encoding biotin transporter BioY, which gives rise to MSTRDLVLTALFAAIIVALGLLPPITLGFIPVPITAQSLGVMMAGVVLGARRGALAVVIVLLLVAFGQPVLSGGRGGLAIFASPSAGFLVGWIFAAFVTGYLSERLVNEQQSGLVQTVSFFLAAMVGGIVVLYAFGITYLATAGGMGFSNAFVGSMVYLPGDVTKAFVAALLGRAVMVGYPLLPARA
- a CDS encoding energy-coupling factor transporter transmembrane protein EcfT; its protein translation is MQSFYVEGNSAMHRLSPRVKLLSLAIVSVVLFISVNIALLSVAVLLAAIVCRMVGMPVKDGLRRLRPIFLTIVIVAFFNLIFNPWHDAVVTLLRLTALLLLAATVTATTTIAQFIDEVTALARPLERTGWVQADDIGLAIGLVLRFVPEILGRYQAIREAHEARGLKVRPTTLLAPLIILTLRDADNVAAAIDARGIRRHGN
- a CDS encoding energy-coupling factor ABC transporter ATP-binding protein; protein product: MDIRFEGAGVSFGARVALEPLTLALGEKRIGVIGLNGSGKTTFARLINGLTKPSIGRVIVNGRDMSDEKTAAPDVGFIFQSPQNQIILPIVRDDIAFGLKRRGFTKAEIEAKVDGVLARFGAQTLADRRAHELSGGELQIAALCSVLATGPSILILDEPTNQLDLKNRALVEKIITGLPESAIVITHDLDLIAGFERVLLFHEGRLAADAPAADAITRYREIVL
- the aroC gene encoding chorismate synthase, which gives rise to MSHNTFGHLFRVTTWGESHGPALGCVVDGCPPGLRFKLEDLQVWLDKRKPGQSRFVTQRREDDLVKVLSGVMLDADGETMTSTGTPISMLIENTDQRSKDYGEIARQYRPGHADYTYDLKYGIRDYRGGGRSSARETAARVAAGGIARLVVPGVTVRGALVQIGKHKIDRRNWDWDQVGQNPFFSPDAAIVPVWEEYLDGIRKAGSSIGAVVEVIAEGVPAGLGAPIYAKLDQDIASLLMSINAVKGVEIGNGFAAAETSGEDNADEMRMGNDGTPIFLSNNAGGILGGISTGQPIVARFAVKPTSSILTERQSIDADGKNVDVRTKGRHDPCVGIRAVPIGEAMVACAIADHYLRDRGQTGRLK
- a CDS encoding winged helix-turn-helix domain-containing protein; the encoded protein is MTNLLSNSDARRVFLAKQGLSAPPNRALTKAGLLQLIHDLGFVQVDSIQTVERAHHQILFSRNQTYRREHLTTLLEKEGVLFEHWTHDASILPSAFFVYWKHKFSHQEKVIIERWRKWRGEGFEAAFEETYERVQRDGAMLARDVKVDGHVSGGWWNWHPNKTALEYFWHIGKFAIAGRSNFQKIYDLTERVVPAEFREPEVSREEFVDWACRSALTRLGFATHGEIAAFWDLVSPDEAKAWVAAHRDELIEVLIEPVLDGKARPSWAFTDFLSTLDSYPDAPPRIRVLSPFDPMIRDRNRTERLFGFFYRIEIFVPEPKREYGYYVFPLLEGDRLIGRIDMKADRKKSTLDVRRLWLEPGVKPSAGRLEKLEAELDRLARFAGVERVVFLEGWRG
- the ribB gene encoding 3,4-dihydroxy-2-butanone-4-phosphate synthase → MSYDQKRVVDAIRAFEAGEIVVVMDDDDRENEGDLIVAAVHATSEKMAFIVRHTSGIVCAPMPKEEAKRLNLNAMVAENDSAHTTAFTVSVDFKHGTTTGISADDRTLTVRNLANPNAGASDFVRPGHIFPLVSREGGVLMRSGHTEAAVDLCKLAGLPPIGVISELVNDDGTVTRGPQVVEFAEKHGLKLLSVADLIAYRQRKETLVEHGASFDIETSFGKAKAHTYSLPWDPMQHLAVVFGDIRDGVDIPVRLHPENVAEDLFGKNSPVDFYMKKIAEEGRGVIVYLREGSVGVGHYDNGRKARSQGREGHAEAQTRESEWLEIGLGAQILKDLGVGSIKLLASRERHYVGLEGFGIKISKTEIC